From the genome of Anaerolineae bacterium, one region includes:
- the dhaL gene encoding dihydroxyacetone kinase subunit L, with product MVTKQDVLKWLHHYAETLAEQKDYLTQLDAAIGDADHGINMDRGFQAVMAQLPSVEDKDIGAILKKVGMVLVSTVGGAGGPLYGTLFLRMGMAVNGKEELSTQDVLKMFEAALEGVKQRGKAQVGDKTMVDAMTPAVEALRKALAAGDDLRTALEKATAAAEEGMKATIPMVARKGRASYLGERSAGHQDPGATSTFYLFKCAMEVWCS from the coding sequence ATGGTCACCAAACAAGATGTGCTCAAATGGCTTCATCACTACGCGGAAACCCTGGCTGAACAGAAGGATTACCTCACCCAACTGGATGCAGCCATTGGAGATGCTGACCATGGCATCAACATGGACCGGGGCTTTCAAGCCGTGATGGCCCAGTTGCCCAGTGTGGAGGACAAAGACATCGGTGCCATCCTCAAGAAGGTGGGAATGGTCCTGGTGTCTACCGTGGGCGGTGCGGGCGGGCCTTTGTATGGCACTCTGTTCTTGCGCATGGGCATGGCCGTGAACGGCAAAGAAGAATTGTCGACGCAGGATGTGCTGAAAATGTTCGAGGCGGCGTTGGAAGGCGTCAAGCAGCGGGGCAAAGCCCAGGTGGGCGATAAGACCATGGTGGACGCCATGACGCCCGCTGTGGAGGCCTTGCGTAAGGCGCTGGCGGCGGGAGACGACCTGCGCACTGCCCTGGAAAAGGCAACCGCTGCAGCCGAAGAGGGGATGAAAGCCACCATCCCCATGGTGGCCCGCAAAGGCCGTGCCAGTTACCTGGGCGAGCGCAGCGCCGGTCATCAGGACCCTGGCGCCACCTCGACTTTTTATCTGTTCAAATGTGCTATGGAGGTTTGGTGTTCATGA